In one Sporomusa sphaeroides DSM 2875 genomic region, the following are encoded:
- the putP gene encoding sodium/proline symporter PutP: MLELDSGVIIAFVVYLGTMMAIGIYYWRKEQNMSDYILGGRRLGAWVTSMSAEASDMSGWMLMGLPGYAYVAGLGAGWIALGLIIGTWANWRFIAKRLRKYTEIANDSLTVPDYFQNRFRDNSQLLRIISAVFILIFFLIYTSSGFVAGGKLFNTVFGIPYTWAMLLGAFVVVFYTFLGGFMAVCWTDFVQGVMMFFAILAVPITASFMMGGPATTAAALSTLNPEMFNPFTTPDGKPLSLIAIISLLAWGLGYFGQPHILVRFMAIRSSSQIKQATNIAMTWVILSLSAAVLVGMVGRVYLKQPLAGSAVETVFMVMTHDLFSSFFAGLILSAVLAAIMSTASSQLLVTASAVSQDFYKALIRKTADEKELVWVSRLTVVGVTIIAVLIGLDPNNFVLDMVAYAWAGFGAAFGPTLILSLFWKRMTRNGALAGIIVGGITVLVWKQLALFGLYEIVPGFILSGLAIYVVSLLDTPPAKEIAEEFESVGKSNI, from the coding sequence ATGTTAGAACTGGATAGTGGCGTCATTATTGCCTTTGTTGTTTACTTGGGTACAATGATGGCCATCGGCATCTATTACTGGCGGAAAGAACAAAATATGTCTGACTATATTTTGGGCGGCCGCCGCTTAGGTGCCTGGGTTACTTCGATGAGCGCGGAAGCCTCTGATATGAGCGGCTGGATGCTTATGGGACTGCCAGGTTATGCCTATGTGGCCGGTTTGGGGGCAGGCTGGATTGCGCTTGGCCTGATTATCGGGACCTGGGCAAACTGGCGTTTTATTGCCAAACGGCTGCGCAAATATACGGAGATTGCCAATGATTCACTGACCGTGCCTGATTATTTCCAAAACAGATTCCGGGATAATTCCCAATTGCTCCGGATTATTTCAGCGGTATTTATTCTTATTTTCTTCCTAATTTATACCTCTTCCGGTTTTGTCGCCGGCGGGAAATTGTTTAATACCGTATTTGGCATTCCTTACACCTGGGCTATGCTCCTGGGAGCTTTTGTCGTGGTATTTTACACCTTTCTTGGCGGCTTTATGGCGGTTTGCTGGACAGACTTTGTCCAGGGCGTCATGATGTTTTTTGCCATCCTGGCGGTGCCTATTACGGCTTCCTTCATGATGGGCGGTCCTGCAACCACAGCGGCGGCCTTATCCACACTCAACCCTGAAATGTTCAATCCGTTTACCACACCTGACGGCAAACCCTTGTCACTGATTGCTATTATATCGCTGCTGGCCTGGGGGCTTGGCTATTTTGGCCAGCCGCACATTTTGGTCAGATTTATGGCCATCCGGTCATCTTCACAAATCAAACAAGCCACCAATATCGCCATGACCTGGGTTATCCTGTCACTGTCGGCCGCTGTTCTGGTCGGAATGGTGGGCCGGGTATATCTAAAGCAGCCGCTGGCAGGTTCGGCGGTTGAGACGGTGTTTATGGTAATGACCCATGATCTATTTTCCAGTTTCTTTGCCGGTCTCATTCTCTCAGCCGTTTTAGCCGCCATTATGAGCACCGCTTCCTCCCAGCTGCTGGTTACTGCCTCGGCGGTATCGCAGGATTTCTATAAAGCATTAATCCGGAAGACTGCCGACGAAAAAGAGCTTGTCTGGGTCAGCCGGCTAACAGTAGTGGGTGTTACCATAATCGCTGTACTAATCGGCTTAGACCCCAATAACTTTGTCTTAGACATGGTTGCCTATGCCTGGGCTGGTTTTGGCGCCGCGTTCGGCCCGACACTGATCCTGTCACTCTTCTGGAAGCGCATGACCCGCAATGGGGCATTGGCCGGAATTATCGTCGGCGGTATCACGGTGCTTGTCTGGAAACAGCTGGCACTGTTCGGGCTCTATGAAATCGTGCCAGGCTTTATCTTATCCGGCCTGGCTATTTATGTGGTGAGCCTCCTGGACACCCCGCCGGCCAAAGAAATAGCCGAGGAGTTTGAGTCGGTAGGCAAAAGCAATATTTAA
- a CDS encoding amino acid ABC transporter ATP-binding protein — translation MNMIKAMNIYKQFNHLEVLKGISLEVNKGEVIAIIGPSGSGKSTFLRCLNRLETIDQGILEIGGDTLAANGPDGQVRYAPEAEARRICRRMGMVFQQFNLFPHLTVLENLIEAPITVQGVKREDIVPQAEELLGKVGLLEKRDVYPSRLSGGQKQRVAIARALAMNPDIMLFDEPTSALDPELTGEVLKAMRKLAEEHMTMIVVTHEMAFAREVANRVIFMDNGEIVEQGTPEAVFGSPSQPRTQAFLQRVV, via the coding sequence ATGAACATGATTAAGGCTATGAATATTTATAAACAATTCAATCACCTGGAAGTGCTTAAAGGCATTTCGCTGGAAGTTAACAAAGGCGAGGTAATTGCTATTATCGGCCCCTCTGGCTCCGGCAAGAGTACTTTTTTGCGCTGTCTCAACCGCCTGGAAACCATTGACCAGGGTATCCTTGAAATAGGAGGAGATACTTTGGCGGCAAACGGTCCGGACGGTCAGGTGCGTTATGCGCCTGAAGCCGAGGCCAGACGAATTTGCCGCCGGATGGGCATGGTGTTTCAACAGTTCAATCTCTTTCCCCACCTGACAGTGCTGGAGAATCTGATTGAAGCGCCGATTACGGTCCAAGGGGTTAAGCGGGAAGACATTGTGCCGCAGGCTGAAGAACTGCTGGGCAAAGTAGGTTTGCTCGAAAAGCGGGATGTTTACCCGTCACGGCTGTCAGGCGGGCAAAAACAACGGGTAGCCATTGCCAGAGCCCTGGCGATGAACCCGGATATCATGCTGTTTGACGAACCGACCTCGGCCCTTGACCCGGAACTTACCGGCGAGGTGCTGAAAGCCATGCGTAAGCTGGCAGAGGAGCACATGACCATGATTGTTGTTACCCACGAAATGGCTTTTGCCCGCGAGGTAGCCAACCGTGTCATCTTTATGGATAATGGTGAAATTGTAGAACAAGGAACGCCGGAGGCGGTGTTCGGCTCACCGTCCCAGCCCCGGACTCAGGCGTTTTTACAAAGAGTAGTATAG
- a CDS encoding amino acid ABC transporter permease produces the protein MDYILGILPPMLDGTVVTLQMFFSTIILSLPLGLFLALGRISRFKVLSGAVGVYIWLFRGTPLMLQLLFIYFGLPLLPYIGIRLPDFSAALLAFVLNYAAYFAEIFRAGIQSIDRGQYEGARVLGMSYVQTMQRIILPQVIKRVLPPVSNETITLVKDTSLIYVLAMNDLLRTTRAIVQRDFDTTAFIVAGVFYLLMTLVLTWMFQKLEQRYAVYDE, from the coding sequence ATGGACTATATACTGGGCATATTACCGCCGATGCTGGATGGCACGGTGGTAACGCTGCAAATGTTTTTCTCAACTATAATTTTGTCGCTGCCGCTTGGTCTTTTCCTGGCCTTGGGCCGTATTTCCCGGTTTAAGGTATTGAGCGGCGCCGTCGGGGTGTATATCTGGCTGTTTAGGGGTACGCCTCTGATGCTGCAGCTGTTATTTATCTATTTTGGTCTGCCTTTGCTGCCGTATATTGGCATCAGGCTGCCGGATTTTTCGGCAGCCTTGCTGGCTTTTGTTCTCAATTATGCTGCCTATTTTGCCGAGATATTCCGTGCAGGCATCCAGTCGATTGACCGTGGGCAATATGAAGGGGCCAGAGTCCTGGGCATGAGCTATGTGCAGACCATGCAGCGGATCATCCTGCCACAGGTTATCAAACGGGTCCTGCCGCCTGTGAGCAATGAAACCATTACCCTGGTCAAAGATACCTCGCTTATCTATGTTCTGGCCATGAATGATTTGCTGAGAACAACCCGCGCCATTGTACAACGTGATTTTGATACCACGGCGTTTATTGTGGCCGGTGTGTTTTATCTGTTAATGACCCTGGTGCTTACCTGGATGTTTCAGAAACTGGAGCAGCGGTATGCTGTATATGACGAGTAG